The proteins below come from a single Chitinophaga pinensis DSM 2588 genomic window:
- a CDS encoding isoprenylcysteine carboxyl methyltransferase family protein — protein MNTITTTIFFITVIARFISVAISGSNERKLKKMGAVEYGKKNSTLLVLAHTLYYVAAATEGSLRGAFFDDTVSYLGLGIFVAAIGMLYYVIYSIRHVWTVKLIIAPPGYHAINKSVLFRLVKHPNYYLNIIPELIGLAIFFHAWITLIAGLMIYLIPLVNRIKEEERVMKSTFTEY, from the coding sequence ATGAATACCATTACCACAACAATCTTTTTCATTACCGTTATCGCACGTTTTATTAGTGTGGCTATCTCTGGTTCAAACGAGCGTAAGCTTAAAAAAATGGGCGCCGTGGAGTACGGTAAAAAGAATTCCACCTTACTGGTGCTGGCGCATACGCTTTATTATGTTGCCGCCGCAACAGAAGGATCGCTGAGAGGCGCCTTTTTTGATGATACCGTCAGCTATCTCGGACTGGGTATTTTTGTAGCGGCCATTGGTATGCTGTATTATGTGATTTATTCGATCAGACACGTATGGACTGTCAAACTGATCATTGCACCTCCCGGCTACCACGCTATTAATAAGTCCGTATTATTTCGCCTGGTAAAACATCCGAATTATTACCTGAATATTATACCGGAACTGATTGGTCTGGCTATTTTCTTCCATGCCTGGATAACGCTGATAGCAGGATTAATGATCTATCTGATCCCGCTGGTAAACAGGATAAAGGAAGAGGAAAGGGTGATGAAATCAACATTTACAGAATACTAA
- a CDS encoding cytochrome ubiquinol oxidase subunit I, which yields MNDFIAARSQMALSLGFHIVFSCIGMVMPFFMAVAHFYWLRTNDVVYRNITKAWSKGVAIFFATGAVSGTVLSFELGLLWPEFMKHAGPIFGMPFSLEGTAFFIEAIALGFFLYGWGRFNRWFHWFTGVVVGVSGLVSGILVVAANAWMNSPAGFDYVNGQYLNIDPIKAMFNDAWFSQALHMCIAAFAATGFAVAGIHALMILKKKNIRFHTQSFRIAAVFACIAALLQPLSGDISAKDVSKRQPAKLAAMEAHFHTEAAAPLILGGVPDEEAKEVKYAIKLPGMLSFMVHSNFETPVNGLDKIPEADHPPVAITHYAFQVMVGIGMLLLLISVCYFIAIWKKRSWMQQAWFLRAFVLATPMGFIAVEAGWTVTEVGRQPWIINGIMRTADAVTPMPGIAYSFYIFTAVYISLSLIVTFLLYRQIRMVGKLYDVSPSA from the coding sequence ATGAATGATTTCATAGCTGCCAGGTCGCAGATGGCACTGTCTTTAGGCTTTCATATCGTATTCTCCTGTATCGGTATGGTGATGCCTTTTTTTATGGCTGTAGCGCACTTTTACTGGCTGAGAACAAATGATGTTGTATACAGGAATATTACCAAAGCATGGAGTAAGGGAGTGGCAATCTTCTTTGCTACCGGCGCCGTGTCAGGAACCGTATTGTCTTTTGAATTGGGATTGCTGTGGCCTGAGTTTATGAAACACGCAGGACCCATCTTCGGGATGCCTTTTTCATTGGAAGGGACTGCCTTTTTCATAGAGGCCATTGCGTTGGGTTTCTTTCTATATGGATGGGGAAGGTTTAACCGCTGGTTTCACTGGTTTACAGGTGTGGTAGTAGGTGTCAGCGGACTGGTATCTGGTATACTAGTTGTGGCTGCGAATGCCTGGATGAATAGCCCTGCGGGATTTGACTACGTCAACGGACAATACCTGAATATAGATCCGATCAAAGCGATGTTTAATGATGCCTGGTTTTCTCAGGCATTGCATATGTGTATAGCGGCGTTTGCAGCAACGGGGTTTGCCGTAGCGGGTATACATGCGCTCATGATTCTCAAGAAAAAGAATATCCGTTTTCATACACAATCCTTCCGGATCGCGGCCGTGTTTGCGTGTATAGCAGCGTTGCTGCAACCGCTAAGCGGAGATATTTCTGCAAAAGATGTGTCTAAAAGACAGCCTGCTAAGCTGGCGGCGATGGAAGCCCATTTTCATACAGAAGCAGCGGCGCCACTGATACTGGGTGGAGTACCTGACGAAGAAGCAAAGGAAGTAAAATACGCGATTAAATTACCCGGAATGCTCAGCTTCATGGTACATAGCAATTTTGAAACGCCTGTCAACGGACTGGATAAAATACCTGAAGCGGATCATCCACCGGTAGCAATTACACACTATGCGTTTCAGGTGATGGTGGGAATAGGAATGCTGTTGTTACTGATCTCTGTGTGTTATTTTATCGCTATCTGGAAGAAGAGAAGCTGGATGCAGCAGGCCTGGTTCCTGCGGGCATTCGTATTGGCCACGCCTATGGGGTTTATTGCTGTGGAAGCAGGATGGACAGTGACTGAAGTCGGCCGTCAACCCTGGATCATCAATGGTATCATGCGTACCGCAGATGCCGTTACACCGATGCCGGGTATTGCCTATTCTTTTTACATCTTTACAGCAGTCTATATCTCCCTTTCCCTGATCGTGACTTTCCTGTTATACAGGCAGATCAGGATGGTTGGTAAATTATATGATGTTTCACCGTCAGCTTAA